A single Carassius carassius chromosome 3, fCarCar2.1, whole genome shotgun sequence DNA region contains:
- the LOC132114014 gene encoding ciliated left-right organizer metallopeptidase isoform X2, with amino-acid sequence MPFAFRICIGVLLLPWFPCTWEKCIFDQVQRSIKVVSPPTGKYASALWSMSETASEENPAPHSSKHQRPKRAEIHLESTTDPQPIRIKIWVPSESPALTELESERLMPAVDEAVGEVSSLLSVRPVQHSLLLNRDINKYCKFIWRNNSTVNHMKCGRANENYRFESCLGVIIPDEHLNGCAVYPHPEHPVRTVLRPEGTGVPDTDFLLYVFTHSTEKCQAESGILAYAAHCQSDSEGRPVAGAMIICRETLSMERYTHGHFVQTVIHELFHVLGFSKDLFSQWKDCSLSSQAGVYCWSHGQVTSTDEMGQVRLYSPTVIREMQKHLNSTHPDLGAPLENKDAGSDGLSSHWETRVLQGSIMAALLVEPSLIRIDPITLAALQDTGWYSVNLSRAQSLVWGEGEGHQFGSVSTCRNSSAFFCKDSGLGCHYLHFHKGKCLTDQYLDGCQIFKPLGNASECWKEENKRSGMKGSGEIYGFDSRCFISNLTRLNNVTTSAPVAGHCYRHRCTGINKYQIRVMDSDWLDCPAGKRIEVSGYQGLISCPDNRICKYSDLAPPRSRQKADDLINAGTSIESDDVMEKDMSTPYPSFMQRSSVTLSEAEVIVAAVLSIISAFSLLSAGVLIYRKCLLARVRVHAANEPSYRPQTPPTQCIRGN; translated from the exons ATGCCTTTTGCGTTTCGTATTTGTATTGGCGTTTTACTGTTGCCATGGTTTCCATGTACTTGGGAGAAGTGCATCTTTGACCAAGTTCAGAGATCAATCAAAGTTGTGTCCCCGCCCACTGGTAAATACGCATCTGCTCTTTGGTCCATGAGTGAAACTGCGTCAGAGGAAAATCCAGCGCCCCACAGTTCTAAACATCAAAGACCTAAAAGAGCAGAGATACATTTGGAATCCACGACGGATccacaaccaatcagaatcaagatcTGGGTCCCCTCAGAAAGCCCCGCCCTCACAGAATTGGAGTCAGAGAGATTAATGCCAGCCGTCGATGAGGCTGTGGGCGAAGTTTCAAGTTTACTGTCAG TGAGGCCAGTTCAACACAGTCTGCTGCTGAACAGAGACATAAACAAATACTGCAAGTTCATCTGGAGAAACAACAGCACTGTTAACCACATGAA ATGTGGCAGAGCCAATGAGAACTACAGATTCGAGAGCTGCCTTGGCGTAATT ATCCCAGATGAGCACCTGAATGGCTGTGCTGTTTATCCACATCCTGAGCATCCAGTCCGGACAGTGCTGAGGCCAGAGGGGACTGGAGTTCCTGACACTGACTTCCTGCTGTATGTGTTCACTCACAGCACAGAGAAATGCCAAGCAGAG TCTGGTATACTGGCTTATGCTGCTCACTGTCAGAGCGACTCAGAGGGGCGTCCTGTGGCTGGGGCTATGATCATCTGTAGAGAGACACTCAGTATGGAAAGATACACACATGGGCATTTTGTGCAG ACAGTGATCCATGAGCTGTTCCACGTGTTGGGGTTCAGTAAAGATCTCTTCAGCCAATGGAAGGATTGTTCTCTCTCCTCTCAGG CTGGCGTATACTGCTGGTCTCATGGTCAGGTGACCAGCACAGATGAGATGGGCCAGGTTAGACTGTATTCTCCTACTGTGATCAGAGAAATGCAGAAACACCTCAACTCTACCCACCCTGACCTTGGAGCTCCGTTAGAGAACAAG gaTGCTGGTTCAGATGGTCTCTCGTCACACTGGGAGACTCGTGTGCTTCAGGGTTCCATTATGGCAGCTTTACTGGTGGAACCGTCACTGATTCGGATCGATCCCATCACACTTGCTGCCCTTCAGGACACAGGCTGGTATTCAGTGAACCTCAGTCGAGCTCAGAGCTTGGTGTGGGGAGAAG gtGAAGGCCATCAGTTTGGGTCGGTCTCTACCTGTCGCAATTCTTCTGCTTTCTTTTGTAAAGACAG TGGATTAGGTTGTCATTACCTTCACTTCCACAAGGGGAAGTGTCTCACTGATCAGTACCTGGATGGCTGCCAGATTTTCAAACCCCTGGGTAATGCT AGTGAGTGCTGGAAAGAGGAGAATAAGAGGAGTGGAATGAAAGGGAGTGGAGAGATTTATGGCTTTGACAGCCGCTGTTTTATTTCCAACCTCACCAGACTG AATAACGTGACTACTAGTGCACCAGTGGCAGGTCATTGTTACAGACACAGGTGCACAGGAATAAACAAATATCAAATTCGGgtgatggattctgattggttggatTGTCCAGCAGGAAAGCGCATTGAG GTGTCTGGTTATCAGGGTTTAATCTCCTGTCCAGACAACAGAATATGTAAATATTCTGATTTAGCTCCTCCTAGATCAAGACAAAAGGCAGATGACCTAATAAACGCTGGCACATCCATTGAGAG TGATGATGTGATGGAGAAAGACATGTCCACTCCTTATCCCAGCTTCATGCAACGCTCCTCCGTCACACTGTCTGAGGCAGAGGTCATTGTGGCAGCAGTGCTGAGCATCATATCTGCTTTCTCTCTACTGTCTGCTGGAGTGCTCATCTACAGGAAGTGTTTATTAGCCAGGGTCAGAGTACATGCTGCCAATGAGCCTTCATACCGGCCACAGACGCCTCCCACCCAATGCATCAGAGGGAACTGA
- the LOC132114014 gene encoding ciliated left-right organizer metallopeptidase isoform X1, with protein sequence MPFAFRICIGVLLLPWFPCTWEKCIFDQVQRSIKVVSPPTGKYASALWSMSETASEENPAPHSSKHQRPKRAEIHLESTTDPQPIRIKIWVPSESPALTELESERLMPAVDEAVGEVSSLLSVRPVQHSLLLNRDINKYCKFIWRNNSTVNHMKCGRANENYRFESCLGVIIPDEHLNGCAVYPHPEHPVRTVLRPEGTGVPDTDFLLYVFTHSTEKCQAESGILAYAAHCQSDSEGRPVAGAMIICRETLSMERYTHGHFVQTVIHELFHVLGFSKDLFSQWKDCSLSSQAGVYCWSHGQVTSTDEMGQVRLYSPTVIREMQKHLNSTHPDLGAPLENKDAGSDGLSSHWETRVLQGSIMAALLVEPSLIRIDPITLAALQDTGWYSVNLSRAQSLVWGEGEGHQFGSVSTCRNSSAFFCKDSGLGCHYLHFHKGKCLTDQYLDGCQIFKPLGNASECWKEENKRSGMKGSGEIYGFDSRCFISNLTRLNNVTTSAPVAGHCYRHRCTGINKYQIRVMDSDWLDCPAGKRIEVSGYQGLISCPDNRICKYSDLAPPRSRQKADDLINAGTSIESSDDVMEKDMSTPYPSFMQRSSVTLSEAEVIVAAVLSIISAFSLLSAGVLIYRKCLLARVRVHAANEPSYRPQTPPTQCIRGN encoded by the exons ATGCCTTTTGCGTTTCGTATTTGTATTGGCGTTTTACTGTTGCCATGGTTTCCATGTACTTGGGAGAAGTGCATCTTTGACCAAGTTCAGAGATCAATCAAAGTTGTGTCCCCGCCCACTGGTAAATACGCATCTGCTCTTTGGTCCATGAGTGAAACTGCGTCAGAGGAAAATCCAGCGCCCCACAGTTCTAAACATCAAAGACCTAAAAGAGCAGAGATACATTTGGAATCCACGACGGATccacaaccaatcagaatcaagatcTGGGTCCCCTCAGAAAGCCCCGCCCTCACAGAATTGGAGTCAGAGAGATTAATGCCAGCCGTCGATGAGGCTGTGGGCGAAGTTTCAAGTTTACTGTCAG TGAGGCCAGTTCAACACAGTCTGCTGCTGAACAGAGACATAAACAAATACTGCAAGTTCATCTGGAGAAACAACAGCACTGTTAACCACATGAA ATGTGGCAGAGCCAATGAGAACTACAGATTCGAGAGCTGCCTTGGCGTAATT ATCCCAGATGAGCACCTGAATGGCTGTGCTGTTTATCCACATCCTGAGCATCCAGTCCGGACAGTGCTGAGGCCAGAGGGGACTGGAGTTCCTGACACTGACTTCCTGCTGTATGTGTTCACTCACAGCACAGAGAAATGCCAAGCAGAG TCTGGTATACTGGCTTATGCTGCTCACTGTCAGAGCGACTCAGAGGGGCGTCCTGTGGCTGGGGCTATGATCATCTGTAGAGAGACACTCAGTATGGAAAGATACACACATGGGCATTTTGTGCAG ACAGTGATCCATGAGCTGTTCCACGTGTTGGGGTTCAGTAAAGATCTCTTCAGCCAATGGAAGGATTGTTCTCTCTCCTCTCAGG CTGGCGTATACTGCTGGTCTCATGGTCAGGTGACCAGCACAGATGAGATGGGCCAGGTTAGACTGTATTCTCCTACTGTGATCAGAGAAATGCAGAAACACCTCAACTCTACCCACCCTGACCTTGGAGCTCCGTTAGAGAACAAG gaTGCTGGTTCAGATGGTCTCTCGTCACACTGGGAGACTCGTGTGCTTCAGGGTTCCATTATGGCAGCTTTACTGGTGGAACCGTCACTGATTCGGATCGATCCCATCACACTTGCTGCCCTTCAGGACACAGGCTGGTATTCAGTGAACCTCAGTCGAGCTCAGAGCTTGGTGTGGGGAGAAG gtGAAGGCCATCAGTTTGGGTCGGTCTCTACCTGTCGCAATTCTTCTGCTTTCTTTTGTAAAGACAG TGGATTAGGTTGTCATTACCTTCACTTCCACAAGGGGAAGTGTCTCACTGATCAGTACCTGGATGGCTGCCAGATTTTCAAACCCCTGGGTAATGCT AGTGAGTGCTGGAAAGAGGAGAATAAGAGGAGTGGAATGAAAGGGAGTGGAGAGATTTATGGCTTTGACAGCCGCTGTTTTATTTCCAACCTCACCAGACTG AATAACGTGACTACTAGTGCACCAGTGGCAGGTCATTGTTACAGACACAGGTGCACAGGAATAAACAAATATCAAATTCGGgtgatggattctgattggttggatTGTCCAGCAGGAAAGCGCATTGAG GTGTCTGGTTATCAGGGTTTAATCTCCTGTCCAGACAACAGAATATGTAAATATTCTGATTTAGCTCCTCCTAGATCAAGACAAAAGGCAGATGACCTAATAAACGCTGGCACATCCATTGAGAG TAGTGATGATGTGATGGAGAAAGACATGTCCACTCCTTATCCCAGCTTCATGCAACGCTCCTCCGTCACACTGTCTGAGGCAGAGGTCATTGTGGCAGCAGTGCTGAGCATCATATCTGCTTTCTCTCTACTGTCTGCTGGAGTGCTCATCTACAGGAAGTGTTTATTAGCCAGGGTCAGAGTACATGCTGCCAATGAGCCTTCATACCGGCCACAGACGCCTCCCACCCAATGCATCAGAGGGAACTGA
- the zgc:153151 gene encoding LOW QUALITY PROTEIN: E3 ubiquitin/ISG15 ligase TRIM25 (The sequence of the model RefSeq protein was modified relative to this genomic sequence to represent the inferred CDS: deleted 1 base in 1 codon): MAEPFSTLPTRRHRRESIDLPPFMDLCSIPLQTEEHKCPVCLDVFTDPVSTPCGHNFCKSCLKQCWDNSQDYKCPYCKETFSKRPELKSNTVLREIVHLFEKNRTAQLCISGPLSEELQCSICLDLFSDPVTAPCGHSFCKTCMEMFWDSSQKCICPFCKENLDKYPDLRCNTALREIVQLFEKSTGYKREPVMFEYSQPLEMEDQEETLCKPSETASSSSVLTENLKYLICLELSTDPMMTPCGHTFCKACMKEFWESSHENTCPCCKENFTKRVDLRHCERQLSQSEILMWQSSYLEPHEKVTMLDRVEDINPKIIQKSNRALEMFCGGDQTSVCQSCTEGDHETHNTVLVENKSKEKKTQEMKTHKLVQHMIQDTMKIDHKIKHSEVKMSKTPEMKMLTIVQQMIQDTMKIGQEIKHSEIEMSKKNEEKADNIEHCADLKYSFEECQMTFFVLWGKTRM, encoded by the exons ACTACCAACACGCAGACATAGAAGAGAAAGTATTGATTTGCCACCAT TTATGGATCTCTGCAGCATTCCTCTTCAGACTGAGGAACACAAGTGTCCAGTATGTCTGGATGTGTTCACTGATCCAGTCTCCACTCCATGTGGACACAACTTCTGCAAAAGCTGTCTGAAACAATGCTGGGACAACAGTCAGGATTACAAATGCCCTTATTGTAAAGAAACATTCAGCAAAAGACCTGAATTAAAGAGCAACACAGTTCTTAGAGAAATTGTACATCTCTTTGAGAAAAACAGAACag CCCAGTTATGCATCAGTGGTCCATTATCTGAGGAGCTCCAATGTTCCATCTGTTTGGATCTATTCAGTGATCCGGTCACCGCTCCATGTGGACACAGCTTCTGTAAGACCTGCATGGAAATGTTCTGGGACAGCAGTCAGAAATGCATCTGCCCATTTTGCAAAGAAAACTTGGACAAATATCCTGATCTAAGGTGCAACACAGCTCTTAGAGAGATTGTGCAACTCTTTGAGAAAAGCACag GCTACAAAAGGGAACCCGTGATGTTCGAATATTCACAACCATTAGAAATGGAGGACCAAGAAGAGACTCTGTGCAAACCTTCAG aaacGGCTTCCTCAAGCAGTGTCCTGACAGAAAACCTCAAGTATTTGATTTGTCTGGAGCTGTCCACTGATCCCATGATGACCCCA TGTGGACATACCTTCTGTAAGGCCTGCATGAAGGAATTCTGGGAAAGCAGTCATGAAAACACATGTCCATGCTGTAAAGAAAATTTCACCAAGAGAGTGGATCTTAGACACTGTGAGCGTCAGTTGTCTCAGTCTGAAATCCTGATGTGGCAGAGCTCTTACCTTGAGCCTCATGAGAAAGTCACGATGCTTGACCGTGTGGAGGATATCAATCCTAAAATAATCCAGAAATCTAACAGAGCTCTGGAGATGTTCTGTGGAGGTGATCAGACATCTGTGTGTCAGTCCTGTACTGAGGGAGACCACGAGACTCACAACACAGTTCTTGTAGAAAACAAGAGTAAAGAGAAGAAG ACTCAGGAGATGAAGACGCACAAACTTGTGCAgcacat GATCCAGGACACAATGAAGATAGATCACAAAATCAAACACTCTGAAGTGAAAATGAGCAAA ACTCCGGAGATGAAAATGCTCACGATTGTGCAGCAGATGATCCAGGACACAATGAAGATAGGTCAAGAAATCAAACACTCTGAAATAGAGATGAGCAAA aaaaatgAAGAGAAAGCAGACAAcattgagcactgtgctgatctgaaATACTCCTTTGAGGAATGTCAG ATGACATTTTTTGTGCTCTGGGGGAAGACCAGGATGTAA